From Halomicrobium salinisoli, the proteins below share one genomic window:
- a CDS encoding plastocyanin/azurin family copper-binding protein codes for MPDESANADEPIGRPSTVGRRPLLKALGFAAATSLGSGVAAADDSDDGPEIDPLYGFTVPDVDDVPGSMDPDHEVELHTADPTPGKHGALFHFEPTGLAVDPGDVVQFTATSPDHTVTAYHPAMGFQHRVPEAARPFSSPVLGLDAAWLYRFDEPGLYDVYCAPHHILGMVMRLVVGDLDEEDVPAYEDTFEGSEEPPLLAPFSTEFLETELRHFSPEGVNEDVQWVWLTPQEVLDAPALDPANVQRDDGRVTFDEVLADVDRVSGGHAHE; via the coding sequence ATGCCAGACGAATCCGCGAACGCCGACGAACCGATCGGCCGACCGAGTACAGTGGGACGGCGTCCGCTGCTGAAGGCGCTCGGCTTCGCCGCCGCTACCTCGCTGGGCAGTGGGGTCGCGGCGGCGGACGACAGCGACGACGGGCCCGAGATCGATCCGCTCTACGGGTTCACGGTTCCGGACGTCGACGACGTCCCCGGCTCCATGGACCCGGACCACGAGGTCGAGCTCCACACGGCGGATCCGACGCCGGGGAAGCACGGGGCGCTCTTCCACTTCGAGCCGACGGGGTTAGCAGTCGACCCGGGCGACGTCGTGCAGTTCACGGCCACCAGCCCCGACCACACGGTGACTGCGTATCACCCGGCCATGGGCTTCCAGCACCGGGTTCCGGAGGCGGCCCGGCCGTTCTCGTCGCCGGTTCTGGGCCTCGACGCGGCGTGGCTCTACCGGTTCGACGAACCGGGGCTGTACGACGTGTACTGCGCGCCCCACCACATCCTCGGGATGGTGATGCGCCTCGTCGTCGGCGATCTCGACGAGGAGGACGTCCCGGCCTACGAGGACACGTTCGAGGGGTCAGAGGAACCGCCCCTGCTCGCGCCGTTCAGCACGGAGTTCCTGGAGACCGAACTGCGGCACTTCAGCCCCGAGGGCGTGAACGAGGACGTCCAGTGGGTGTGGTTGACCCCGCAGGAGGTGCTCGACGCGCCGGCGCTCGATCCCGCGAACGTCCAGCGCGACGACGGCCGCGTGACCTTCGACGAGGTCCTCGCCGACGTCGACCGCGTCTCCGGGGGACACGCGCATGAGTGA
- a CDS encoding nuclear transport factor 2 family protein, which translates to MTADSALTREGIEGVIRAFEDRDAAAAASHWAEDGVFVDPHYPEDEYRGPEAVEAALGWALENVVERPGLSIRTVWEGEEAAAVEVDTHHVAHDGSVREFPQVFVVEGEDGRITRWQSYLPFPPPDG; encoded by the coding sequence ATGACCGCGGACAGCGCGCTCACGCGCGAGGGAATCGAGGGCGTGATACGGGCCTTCGAGGACCGGGACGCGGCGGCCGCTGCGTCCCACTGGGCCGAGGACGGCGTGTTCGTCGACCCGCACTACCCCGAGGACGAGTACCGCGGCCCCGAAGCGGTGGAGGCGGCGCTCGGCTGGGCGCTCGAGAACGTCGTCGAACGGCCGGGGCTCTCGATCCGGACCGTCTGGGAGGGCGAGGAGGCCGCTGCCGTCGAAGTGGACACCCACCACGTCGCGCACGACGGATCGGTCCGCGAGTTCCCGCAGGTGTTCGTCGTCGAAGGCGAGGACGGGCGGATCACACGGTGGCAGTCCTACCTGCCGTTCCCGCCGCCGGACGGGTGA